In Flavobacterium gelatinilyticum, a genomic segment contains:
- a CDS encoding RagB/SusD family nutrient uptake outer membrane protein, translated as MKKYLIYIGVLSALLTSCDNYVDIQTEGKLIPEETVNYRYLLQGASTFNQTYSLVDVASDDIVMRDDHAAFFDQNYSGSAFYQPFLLTYKWADEIIPVGEPDSQLNGMYSSLYTCNVIINEVMNSKNGTDAERLAIKGEAQVHRAYIFLSLINVFGKAYDPASSTGDPGIPLLTTPTVTDDIKRAPVKDVYDQIVKDLTEATTSGLKPVNTGRSVWFPSKASAHALLARTYLYMGNYAEAKRNAEAALALQNSLLNLEDNINLGDYGWPRTYQDPEIILAKGSNSYMYSPTILSLSDELLNSFDTKDLRYQLYTRPVTDMTFGSITEGRAYSKELLSGDGRNAGPSVPEMYVIKAECEARAGNAGAAMAAINTLRKKRFRAADYTDLTAVDANDALVKVLAERRKELMGTAGFRWADLKRLNKDPRFAKTITHKYLTETHTIEPNGNRYQFPFASVYFEYAPNLGQNP; from the coding sequence ATGAAAAAATATTTAATTTATATAGGAGTTTTATCAGCGCTTTTAACAAGCTGTGATAATTATGTAGACATACAGACAGAAGGAAAACTTATTCCGGAAGAAACGGTGAACTACAGGTATCTTTTGCAGGGCGCTTCGACCTTTAACCAGACTTATAGTTTGGTAGACGTGGCTTCAGATGATATTGTAATGCGAGATGACCATGCGGCTTTTTTCGATCAGAATTATTCGGGTTCAGCGTTTTACCAGCCTTTTTTATTAACGTATAAATGGGCAGATGAAATTATTCCTGTTGGAGAACCGGACAGTCAGCTAAATGGAATGTACTCATCATTATATACCTGTAATGTTATTATTAACGAGGTAATGAACAGTAAAAACGGAACCGATGCAGAGCGTCTGGCGATTAAAGGAGAAGCACAGGTTCACAGAGCTTATATCTTTTTGTCTTTAATCAATGTATTCGGAAAAGCGTATGACCCTGCATCAAGCACGGGAGATCCGGGAATTCCGCTTTTAACAACTCCAACAGTTACTGATGACATTAAAAGAGCACCTGTAAAAGACGTTTACGATCAAATTGTAAAAGATTTGACAGAAGCGACAACATCAGGATTAAAACCGGTAAATACAGGAAGAAGCGTTTGGTTTCCTTCTAAAGCTTCTGCACACGCTCTTTTGGCAAGAACGTATTTGTACATGGGAAATTATGCAGAGGCAAAGCGTAATGCCGAAGCAGCACTTGCATTACAAAACAGTCTGCTGAATTTAGAAGATAACATAAATTTAGGAGATTACGGCTGGCCGAGAACGTATCAGGATCCTGAAATAATACTAGCAAAGGGGTCAAACAGTTATATGTATTCGCCAACGATTTTATCATTAAGCGATGAATTGTTAAACTCATTTGATACTAAAGATCTTAGATACCAATTGTATACAAGACCAGTTACAGATATGACTTTTGGAAGCATTACAGAGGGAAGAGCTTATAGTAAAGAACTTTTATCTGGAGACGGACGCAACGCCGGACCTTCTGTACCGGAAATGTATGTAATTAAGGCAGAATGCGAAGCAAGAGCAGGAAACGCAGGAGCAGCAATGGCAGCAATTAATACTTTAAGAAAAAAACGTTTCAGAGCAGCAGATTATACAGATCTTACAGCTGTAGATGCTAATGATGCTTTAGTGAAAGTTTTGGCTGAACGCCGAAAAGAATTAATGGGAACAGCAGGCTTTAGATGGGCAGATTTAAAACGTCTGAACAAAGATCCAAGATTTGCTAAAACAATTACGCACAAATATTTAACAGAAACTCACACGATTGAACCAAACGGAAACCGTTATCAGTTTCCATTTGCATCAGTTTACTTTGAATATGCGCCTAATTTAGGACAAAATCCATAA
- a CDS encoding protein-disulfide reductase DsbD family protein, with protein MKKLFLFIAVLFAISNLTAQIYDPVSFTTSVKEIGENKYTLVITAKIDKGWHVYSQNVPDGGPAPTSFTFQPSKNYKKTGSVVEPKGHEVDDPVFQMRIKYFEDKAVFTQNIERKSADAFTIDATVFFMVCNDNSCLPPSEKEVKFTFKKSDIPVKTEETAKAVTDTKDTDSIQNTESITKQDTTNNTTNSVSTAGTDAPKVSDNTEKTPSAADESLWTLFFFSFLGGLAALFTPCVFPMIPMTVSFFTKQSKNKAAGIRNAMMYGIFIIVIYVILGSMVTAIFGADALNALATNVVFNIVFFLLLLVFALSFLGAFEIVLPSSWLTKIDQKSEIGGAFGIFFMALALAVVSFSCTGPIVGTLLVQAASQAGIAPIVGMLGFSLAIALPFTLFAAFPGWMNSLPKSGGWLNSVKVVLGFLELALAFKFLSNADLVLQLHLLEREVFLAIWIAIFTVLAFYLFGKIQLSHDTPSTHISVGRLSLGIVVLAFVVYMIPGLWGAPLQYISGFPPAKQYSESPNGFGNAIIQNTDKTALPEGAESGPNGIPTFHNYDEGLAYAKKVNKPIMIDFTGYACVNCRKMEERVWPDPKVLAVLNNDVVLISLYVDDKRPLPKEEQVVSKITGKVLKYTGQKWSELQILKYKTNAQPYYVLMDHNEKDLNKPSAYNPDINAYYNWLQEGIGNFKK; from the coding sequence ATGAAAAAACTATTTCTTTTTATCGCAGTTTTATTTGCGATAAGTAACCTTACTGCCCAAATTTACGATCCCGTTTCGTTTACCACTTCGGTAAAAGAAATAGGCGAGAACAAGTATACACTGGTTATTACAGCCAAAATAGACAAAGGCTGGCATGTGTATTCTCAGAACGTTCCTGATGGAGGACCGGCGCCAACGAGCTTTACATTTCAGCCGTCAAAAAACTATAAAAAAACAGGCTCTGTAGTAGAACCAAAAGGACATGAAGTTGATGATCCGGTTTTTCAAATGCGTATTAAATACTTTGAGGACAAAGCCGTTTTTACCCAAAACATAGAACGAAAATCAGCAGATGCTTTTACCATTGATGCTACTGTATTTTTTATGGTCTGCAATGATAACAGCTGTTTGCCGCCATCTGAAAAAGAGGTAAAGTTTACTTTTAAAAAATCTGACATTCCGGTTAAAACCGAGGAAACTGCAAAAGCTGTAACAGATACAAAAGATACTGATTCGATTCAAAATACCGAATCTATTACTAAACAGGATACAACAAACAACACAACAAATTCTGTTAGTACAGCCGGTACAGATGCTCCTAAAGTTTCAGACAACACAGAGAAAACGCCTTCAGCAGCAGATGAAAGTCTTTGGACTTTATTTTTCTTCAGCTTTTTAGGAGGTCTTGCCGCTTTGTTTACCCCTTGTGTTTTCCCGATGATTCCTATGACGGTGAGCTTTTTTACCAAACAAAGTAAAAATAAAGCAGCCGGAATACGAAATGCTATGATGTACGGAATTTTCATCATCGTAATCTATGTGATTTTAGGAAGTATGGTAACGGCCATTTTTGGTGCCGATGCCTTAAACGCCCTGGCAACAAACGTGGTATTTAATATTGTTTTCTTCCTGCTTTTACTGGTTTTTGCCCTGTCATTTTTAGGTGCTTTCGAAATTGTACTGCCAAGTTCATGGCTGACCAAAATTGACCAGAAATCAGAAATTGGAGGTGCTTTTGGAATCTTCTTCATGGCATTAGCATTGGCCGTTGTTTCATTTTCATGTACAGGACCAATCGTTGGGACTTTATTAGTTCAGGCGGCAAGTCAGGCCGGAATTGCGCCAATTGTAGGAATGCTTGGTTTTTCATTGGCCATTGCATTACCATTTACTTTATTTGCTGCGTTCCCGGGATGGATGAATTCACTTCCAAAATCAGGAGGCTGGTTAAATTCGGTTAAAGTAGTTTTAGGATTTTTAGAATTGGCTTTGGCTTTTAAATTCTTAAGCAATGCCGATTTAGTTTTGCAATTGCATTTATTAGAAAGAGAAGTATTTCTGGCCATTTGGATTGCGATATTTACCGTATTAGCCTTTTATTTATTTGGAAAAATCCAATTGTCGCACGACACGCCGTCTACTCATATTTCTGTTGGAAGACTTAGTTTAGGAATAGTAGTACTGGCATTTGTAGTATATATGATTCCGGGACTTTGGGGTGCTCCGCTGCAATATATCAGCGGTTTTCCGCCTGCAAAACAATATAGTGAATCACCAAACGGATTTGGAAATGCAATAATCCAGAATACAGATAAAACAGCATTACCAGAAGGCGCGGAAAGCGGTCCAAACGGAATTCCGACTTTTCATAATTACGATGAAGGCCTGGCTTACGCCAAAAAAGTAAACAAACCCATTATGATCGATTTTACAGGTTATGCCTGTGTAAACTGCCGTAAAATGGAAGAACGCGTATGGCCTGATCCAAAAGTTCTGGCTGTTTTAAATAATGATGTCGTACTTATTTCGTTGTATGTAGATGACAAAAGACCTTTGCCAAAAGAAGAACAGGTTGTTTCTAAAATAACAGGTAAGGTTTTAAAATATACTGGACAAAAATGGAGCGAACTTCAAATTTTAAAATACAAAACCAATGCACAGCCGTATTACGTTTTAATGGATCATAACGAAAAAGATTTAAACAAACCATCGGCTTACAATCCGGATATTAACGCTTATTATAACTGGCTTCAGGAAGGAATCGGGAATTTTAAAAAATAA
- a CDS encoding M16 family metallopeptidase gives MKIFQSKYWLLVLFIGFKSTAQFSTTIPLSKDVVSGKLKNGMKYYVLHNEWPKDRVCFYFAQNVGAILENDDQNGLAHFLEHMAFNGTQNFEGKGIIDMLEKKGVRFGADINAYTAQDQTVYNLSNVPSTDAKLIDSCLLALHDWSGFLLLKDAEIDAERGVIREEWRTRRNSDFRLRLETDKVLYKGSKYAKRDVIGDLNIINTFDYQVLRDYYKKWYRPDLQAVIVVGDIDPKEIEKKIIETFSSIEMPKKPAQRYYVSVPKNKGMEYVLAKDKEAQETNVVLYYKKDFDKVKNNETIRRDLVTNLCTDMINRRYQEFIQNNETSVLKMGTGSSEVSRLTDSHYLYVTPKNNKTKEGFREMMIETERAVRYGFTQKELDRNKEGVLSFYENVLQNKDKIDNDEFSEELVNHFLKAAPFESIETQYENIKTRLSSITLADVNQAVKKIQTVDNVVMTVTGPDKSDVVYPSKADYEAIIAAVKKMPLEKYKESDTDQPLIKEELKGSKAEKETAVEGIAGAKSYVLSNGAKIVLYPTTLAKDEVLFSAFSFGGSSLIKTEDIPSAQIAVSLVESSGLGAFKSTDLSDKLNGKIANVKPYITELTEGFKGSSNQKDFETLLQLTYLYFEEPRFDKDSYSRMVTNFSNSLENAMNTNPKVFQDTISQLNYNRNKRVPLINEDFIKQLSFEKASELYKQRIQNAADFTFVFTGNLPENALSLIEKYIGSISSDINKKENFTDNHLEPAKGTSKQLLVREMNVPKASVYIRFVNQFPYTYKNVFTLHILSELLSKKYLDLIREEEGGSYGVHVGSGVSKLPSDEYSMTINFDSDPEKEEKLTKIVYEQIALIQKNGAKEEDIQSIKNTVLKSRAEKVMTNGFWLGSLNNMMLNNETFKDDAIYKKTLNEITAADLKAFAKQFFTKPSTVEVIMKSKPEGVAPQY, from the coding sequence ATGAAAATATTCCAATCAAAATACTGGCTTTTAGTCCTTTTTATAGGATTCAAAAGCACTGCCCAGTTTTCGACCACGATTCCGCTGAGCAAAGATGTCGTTTCCGGAAAATTAAAAAACGGAATGAAATACTATGTCCTTCATAATGAATGGCCAAAAGACCGTGTCTGCTTTTATTTTGCCCAAAACGTTGGGGCGATTTTAGAAAATGACGACCAGAACGGACTGGCGCATTTCCTGGAACACATGGCTTTTAACGGTACACAAAATTTTGAAGGAAAAGGCATTATCGATATGCTGGAGAAAAAAGGAGTACGTTTTGGTGCCGATATTAATGCTTATACAGCGCAGGACCAAACGGTTTACAATTTAAGCAACGTGCCGTCGACAGATGCTAAACTGATAGATTCCTGCCTTTTGGCATTGCATGACTGGTCTGGTTTTCTGTTACTGAAAGATGCAGAAATCGATGCAGAGCGCGGTGTAATCAGAGAAGAATGGCGTACCAGAAGAAATTCAGATTTTAGATTACGTCTTGAAACGGATAAAGTATTGTACAAAGGTTCCAAATATGCAAAACGTGATGTAATTGGTGATTTAAACATCATTAATACTTTTGATTATCAGGTTTTAAGGGATTATTATAAAAAATGGTACCGTCCGGATTTGCAAGCCGTGATTGTAGTGGGAGATATTGACCCGAAAGAAATCGAAAAGAAGATTATCGAAACTTTTTCTTCTATCGAAATGCCTAAAAAACCTGCACAGCGTTATTACGTTTCGGTTCCAAAAAACAAAGGAATGGAATATGTGCTGGCAAAAGATAAAGAAGCTCAGGAAACCAATGTTGTATTGTATTACAAAAAAGATTTTGATAAGGTAAAAAACAATGAAACAATCAGAAGAGATTTGGTTACTAATCTGTGTACCGATATGATCAACAGACGTTATCAGGAATTTATCCAGAACAACGAAACTTCTGTTTTAAAAATGGGAACGGGATCGTCTGAAGTTTCAAGACTGACAGATTCGCATTATTTGTACGTAACGCCAAAAAATAATAAGACTAAAGAAGGTTTCAGGGAAATGATGATTGAAACCGAAAGAGCAGTTCGTTACGGATTTACTCAAAAAGAACTGGACCGAAACAAAGAAGGTGTTTTGAGTTTTTATGAAAATGTGCTTCAGAATAAAGATAAAATTGATAATGATGAATTTTCAGAAGAACTGGTTAATCATTTCCTAAAAGCAGCTCCTTTTGAAAGTATTGAAACACAATACGAGAACATTAAAACGAGACTGTCATCCATTACTCTTGCTGATGTAAACCAGGCGGTAAAAAAAATACAGACAGTTGATAATGTTGTTATGACGGTTACGGGACCGGATAAAAGCGATGTGGTTTATCCATCAAAAGCAGATTATGAGGCGATTATTGCAGCTGTTAAAAAAATGCCTCTTGAAAAATACAAAGAGTCAGATACGGATCAGCCTTTGATTAAAGAAGAATTAAAAGGTTCTAAAGCCGAAAAGGAAACGGCTGTTGAAGGAATTGCAGGAGCTAAAAGTTATGTTTTGAGCAATGGTGCCAAAATCGTATTGTACCCGACAACACTGGCAAAAGATGAAGTATTGTTTTCTGCGTTTAGTTTTGGAGGAAGTTCGTTAATTAAAACCGAAGATATTCCTTCGGCACAAATTGCGGTAAGTCTGGTAGAAAGTTCTGGTTTAGGCGCTTTTAAAAGCACTGATTTAAGTGATAAATTAAACGGAAAAATTGCAAATGTTAAACCGTATATTACAGAACTGACAGAAGGTTTTAAAGGTTCAAGCAACCAAAAAGATTTCGAAACCTTGTTACAGCTTACATACCTGTATTTTGAAGAACCAAGGTTTGATAAAGATTCGTATTCGAGAATGGTAACGAATTTCAGCAATTCATTAGAAAATGCAATGAATACAAATCCGAAGGTATTTCAGGACACGATTTCGCAGCTGAATTACAATCGCAACAAAAGAGTGCCTTTGATTAATGAAGATTTTATTAAACAACTGAGTTTCGAAAAAGCATCTGAATTGTACAAACAGAGAATTCAAAATGCTGCCGATTTTACTTTTGTTTTCACCGGAAATCTTCCGGAGAATGCGCTTTCTTTAATTGAAAAATATATTGGAAGCATTTCATCAGATATCAATAAAAAAGAAAATTTTACAGACAATCATCTTGAACCTGCAAAAGGGACTTCGAAACAATTATTAGTTCGTGAGATGAATGTACCAAAAGCGAGTGTTTATATCCGATTTGTAAATCAGTTCCCATACACCTACAAAAATGTTTTCACGCTTCATATTTTATCTGAATTATTATCGAAGAAATATCTGGATTTAATTCGTGAAGAAGAGGGCGGAAGCTACGGTGTTCATGTAGGATCGGGCGTAAGCAAACTGCCGTCTGACGAATATTCGATGACGATTAACTTTGACAGTGATCCTGAAAAAGAAGAAAAACTAACCAAAATTGTATACGAGCAGATTGCTTTAATACAGAAAAACGGTGCAAAAGAAGAAGATATTCAGTCGATTAAAAATACAGTTTTGAAATCAAGAGCAGAAAAAGTTATGACTAACGGATTCTGGCTGGGAAGTCTTAATAATATGATGCTGAATAACGAAACGTTTAAAGATGATGCGATTTATAAGAAAACCTTAAATGAAATCACTGCAGCAGATTTAAAAGCTTTTGCGAAACAGTTTTTTACCAAACCAAGTACGGTTGAAGTTATTATGAAATCAAAACCGGAAGGCGTTGCGCCACAATATTAA
- a CDS encoding TlpA family protein disulfide reductase, with amino-acid sequence MKKIKLVLFFFSITTALLAQTAEQKFLLTPEHPNAGEEITITYNAADTPLANAKYVDGVMYTYDNFKWHADDITLKSAGNKKWEAKMKLSSKAAFINCVFKSDTIVDNGGKMTYSWILEKSLGAYIGWGFLRSPDLQDQVPYKVHDSAYIKKEVSLFWINNELKYHPESRTHVFYEGVKLKQLETGEDQAKLAKREIRNVLGEKNLDNTTQYNIQKTLNLLAQPAHKAFVDSVQTVLVTKYPFGVLARDKQIQDLFREADFDKKVKAYAAFEKNFPQEKYQDVYTDIEALYYDKMFKGIAYNYIVKNKDYSYSINSVKKVSYGILLDYAWHLVSIPFDRDQDGIEKTNLETLKKYADAIVPELEYRESFVPKDYVQKLSLKEWQAQCLNYGKREFFTYAKLLEIFKNYEASKKYLEKIRPVMKYEDASFNEVYSRMLLREGSSAEGKAYLESAARANKITPASITTLKELFVKNGKKETEFEEYLHALKSDTNEVHKKKLIAELINLPIAGFEMESSRGGKVKLADQKGKIVVLDFWAMWCGPCKNAMPGMNMAVNKYKEDQNVKFYFVDTMEYIKDFKAQTQAFIKEKGFDFTILYDSKNPKTGKLDAVYDQYSKAFHFSGIPEKMIIDQNGNLRWLSNGYFGSPSELADEISIIVEHLKAEKK; translated from the coding sequence ATGAAAAAAATAAAATTGGTATTATTCTTTTTTAGTATTACCACTGCTTTACTGGCACAGACCGCAGAACAAAAATTTCTGCTTACTCCTGAGCACCCAAACGCAGGTGAGGAAATAACAATTACATACAATGCTGCAGATACACCACTGGCAAATGCTAAGTATGTAGATGGTGTAATGTATACTTATGATAATTTTAAATGGCATGCAGACGATATTACCTTAAAATCGGCAGGTAATAAAAAGTGGGAAGCCAAAATGAAGCTTTCAAGTAAAGCGGCCTTTATAAACTGTGTTTTTAAATCGGATACGATTGTAGACAACGGAGGAAAAATGACCTATTCATGGATATTAGAAAAAAGCCTTGGCGCTTATATAGGCTGGGGATTTTTAAGATCTCCGGATCTTCAGGATCAGGTGCCATATAAAGTACATGACAGTGCTTATATCAAAAAAGAAGTATCATTATTCTGGATTAACAATGAGTTAAAATACCATCCGGAAAGCCGTACGCATGTTTTTTACGAAGGAGTAAAGTTAAAACAGCTTGAAACGGGAGAAGATCAGGCAAAATTAGCAAAGAGAGAAATTCGTAATGTTTTAGGAGAAAAAAACTTAGACAATACAACACAATATAACATCCAGAAAACCTTAAACTTACTGGCTCAGCCGGCTCACAAAGCCTTTGTAGATTCAGTACAGACAGTTTTAGTTACCAAATATCCGTTTGGTGTTCTGGCACGCGACAAACAAATTCAGGATCTGTTTAGAGAAGCTGATTTTGACAAAAAAGTAAAAGCTTATGCAGCATTCGAGAAAAACTTTCCACAAGAAAAATATCAGGATGTTTATACAGATATTGAAGCACTTTACTACGATAAAATGTTCAAAGGAATCGCTTACAACTATATCGTAAAAAACAAAGATTACAGCTATTCAATCAACAGCGTTAAAAAAGTTTCTTACGGTATATTGTTAGATTATGCCTGGCATTTAGTTTCAATTCCGTTTGACAGAGATCAGGACGGAATCGAAAAAACAAACCTTGAAACGCTTAAAAAATATGCAGATGCTATTGTTCCTGAATTGGAATATAGAGAATCATTTGTACCAAAAGATTACGTTCAGAAATTATCTTTAAAAGAATGGCAGGCGCAATGTTTAAACTACGGTAAAAGAGAATTCTTTACTTATGCTAAACTTTTGGAAATTTTCAAAAATTACGAAGCATCTAAAAAATATCTTGAAAAAATCAGACCTGTTATGAAGTACGAAGATGCTTCTTTCAACGAAGTATATTCAAGAATGCTTTTAAGAGAAGGAAGTTCTGCCGAAGGAAAAGCATATTTGGAAAGTGCAGCAAGAGCCAACAAAATTACACCTGCCTCGATTACAACATTAAAAGAATTGTTTGTAAAAAACGGTAAAAAAGAAACCGAGTTTGAGGAGTATTTACATGCATTAAAATCAGATACAAACGAAGTACACAAAAAGAAACTGATCGCAGAATTGATCAATCTTCCAATCGCCGGATTTGAAATGGAAAGCAGTCGAGGCGGCAAAGTAAAATTAGCTGACCAAAAAGGTAAAATTGTGGTTCTTGATTTCTGGGCAATGTGGTGCGGACCTTGTAAAAATGCAATGCCGGGAATGAATATGGCAGTAAATAAATACAAAGAAGATCAGAATGTGAAATTCTATTTTGTTGATACAATGGAATACATCAAAGATTTTAAAGCGCAGACTCAGGCTTTTATTAAAGAAAAAGGATTTGATTTTACAATTTTGTATGATAGTAAAAATCCAAAAACAGGAAAACTTGATGCTGTTTATGACCAGTATTCAAAAGCATTTCATTTCTCTGGAATTCCGGAAAAAATGATCATCGACCAAAACGGAAACCTTAGATGGTTATCAAATGGGTATTTTGGAAGTCCAAGCGAATTGGCTGACGAAATTTCGATTATCGTTGAACATTTAAAAGCTGAGAAAAAATAA
- a CDS encoding alpha/beta hydrolase family protein, translating to MKIVNFLYLSILVLYCQTGFSQTIWQGQYHSTRIILTGDLESKKDSLLLSIPEMSYDSIKVGIRKDKDSIHFKNAVYNFTFKGKYNADKTAINGIFDNYSIPKAAIVLKKQTAVEPLFFSQHPKQPYPYEVKDFTFTGKNTKLRYGATLTIPKNKKKYPIAVLISGTGQHDRNYTYMGRQFFTVLADYLARNGIASLRVDDRGYGQTTGDFQNATTGDFADDIDEEIAYLKSDKNIDGSHIGVIGHSEGGMVASIVSARNKDVKFMISLSGVGVSGLEMLNLQNTAILKSYKFADKVVDKQMEMYNIMFKIVYDTKEGESAQPAMEIALKEWMQKQDSVTLKEVQLLDGRDQTFLYRYGKDADRKWYRYTIHYKPEDYLPKITIPVFIANGDKDIQVPAVENINSFKKYLKTKDLTTKIYPDLNHMYQHCKTCTQNEAKEIDEVLAPEVLDDISKWILQRYKK from the coding sequence ATGAAAATCGTTAATTTTTTATATCTCAGCATTTTAGTATTGTACTGTCAGACTGGTTTTTCGCAAACCATCTGGCAGGGGCAATACCATTCTACACGAATCATACTCACCGGTGATTTAGAAAGCAAAAAAGATTCACTTTTGCTGAGCATTCCGGAAATGTCATATGATTCGATTAAAGTAGGAATAAGAAAAGACAAGGATAGTATTCACTTTAAAAATGCAGTTTACAATTTTACTTTTAAAGGAAAATACAATGCTGATAAAACGGCGATTAACGGAATTTTTGATAATTATTCTATTCCAAAAGCCGCTATTGTTTTAAAGAAACAGACTGCTGTTGAACCTTTATTTTTTTCGCAGCATCCAAAACAGCCATATCCTTATGAAGTGAAAGATTTCACCTTTACAGGAAAAAACACCAAACTTAGGTACGGTGCAACATTGACCATTCCGAAGAACAAAAAGAAATATCCAATAGCAGTTTTAATTTCGGGAACCGGACAGCACGATCGTAATTATACTTATATGGGCAGACAGTTTTTTACTGTTTTGGCTGATTATCTGGCACGTAACGGAATTGCTTCGCTTCGTGTAGACGATCGCGGATATGGACAGACAACCGGAGATTTCCAGAATGCTACAACCGGAGATTTCGCCGATGATATTGATGAAGAAATAGCATACCTGAAAAGTGATAAAAATATTGATGGTTCGCACATTGGTGTAATTGGACACAGCGAGGGCGGGATGGTCGCTTCTATCGTAAGCGCCAGAAACAAAGATGTGAAATTCATGATCAGCTTATCCGGAGTAGGAGTAAGCGGACTTGAAATGCTGAATCTTCAAAATACAGCGATTCTTAAGAGCTATAAATTTGCCGATAAGGTAGTCGACAAACAGATGGAAATGTACAACATCATGTTTAAAATTGTCTACGATACCAAAGAAGGCGAATCGGCACAGCCGGCAATGGAAATCGCATTGAAGGAATGGATGCAGAAACAGGATTCTGTAACTTTAAAAGAAGTACAGTTACTGGACGGGCGTGACCAAACCTTCTTATACCGTTACGGAAAAGATGCGGACAGAAAGTGGTACCGTTACACGATTCACTACAAACCCGAAGATTACCTGCCAAAAATTACCATTCCGGTATTTATAGCAAACGGTGATAAGGACATTCAGGTTCCGGCTGTAGAGAATATTAATTCTTTTAAGAAATATCTTAAAACAAAAGATCTTACCACTAAAATATATCCGGATCTCAATCATATGTATCAGCATTGTAAAACCTGCACGCAAAATGAAGCCAAAGAAATCGATGAGGTGTTAGCCCCTGAAGTTCTCGATGATATTTCAAAATGGATTTTACAGCGCTATAAAAAATAA